From the genome of Ectobacillus sp. JY-23, one region includes:
- the bshB2 gene encoding bacillithiol biosynthesis deacetylase BshB2, which yields MERHVLVVFPHPDDESFAAGGTISMYTKAGIPVTYACGTLGQMGRNMGKQVFANRETMPQIRKKELQDACAVMGIQDLRMLGFHDKMLEFEDVEFVADRIEEIIREVNPSLVITFYPEHGVHPDHNAFGRAAVRAVERMPKGERPVIHAVAITKNRTEILGEPDVVVDVRDVFDQKLAALAAHRSQTEAMMEETRAKLKNKDVQTVQWLQFERFYTYKHN from the coding sequence CAATTTCAATGTATACGAAAGCAGGTATTCCGGTAACATACGCGTGCGGTACATTAGGGCAAATGGGCCGCAATATGGGTAAGCAGGTATTCGCAAATCGCGAGACAATGCCTCAAATTCGAAAGAAGGAATTACAGGATGCATGTGCGGTAATGGGGATTCAAGACTTGCGCATGCTTGGTTTCCACGATAAAATGCTTGAGTTTGAAGATGTGGAGTTTGTTGCAGATCGCATTGAGGAAATCATCCGTGAAGTGAATCCATCTCTTGTGATTACGTTTTATCCAGAGCACGGTGTTCATCCGGACCATAACGCCTTTGGTCGTGCGGCTGTACGTGCAGTGGAGCGTATGCCAAAAGGAGAGCGCCCCGTTATTCATGCAGTAGCAATTACCAAAAACCGGACTGAAATACTGGGTGAACCAGATGTTGTGGTGGATGTGCGCGATGTGTTTGATCAAAAGCTCGCTGCGCTGGCAGCACATCGTTCACAAACAGAGGCGATGATGGAAGAGACAAGAGCAAAGCTAAAAAACAAAGACGTGCAAACTGTACAATGGCTGCAATTTGAACGCTTTTATACGTATAAACATAACTAA
- a CDS encoding SH3 domain-containing protein: MKKALAISLATAGLLLTQGGAATYAQTPIVQGQTAKVTASALNVRTMPSVQGQILGKLPQHTTITVNGMINGWAKISYQGKAAYVNAQYIQSTTQAVQALTVQAFVTAPELNVRTQPSINGAIIGRLPKGAAVTIKQKYTNGWVQIVYNGKAAYVNGAYVTTTKPSTTVQTKPTKPTTSTSQMSAYELKVVELTNVERQKAGLNVLQIDTNLSKVARLKSEDMLKNNYFSHTSPTYGSPFDMMRANGITYRAAGENIAMGQRTPEEVVKAWMNSPGHRANILNNSFTHIGVGYVADKNIWTQQFIGK, translated from the coding sequence ATGAAAAAAGCATTAGCTATATCTTTGGCGACAGCCGGTTTATTACTTACGCAAGGGGGAGCAGCTACTTATGCACAAACGCCGATTGTGCAAGGACAAACCGCAAAAGTTACTGCTTCAGCATTAAATGTACGTACTATGCCTTCTGTACAAGGTCAAATTCTTGGTAAACTACCACAACACACAACCATCACCGTGAATGGTATGATAAATGGCTGGGCGAAAATTTCGTATCAAGGAAAAGCAGCTTATGTGAACGCGCAATATATACAATCAACAACGCAAGCCGTACAAGCATTGACAGTACAAGCATTCGTTACCGCACCAGAACTCAATGTTCGCACACAGCCTTCTATTAACGGGGCGATTATTGGAAGGTTACCAAAAGGAGCGGCTGTGACTATTAAACAAAAGTACACAAACGGTTGGGTGCAAATTGTATACAACGGCAAGGCTGCTTATGTAAACGGTGCTTATGTAACAACGACAAAACCATCAACAACAGTACAAACAAAGCCAACAAAACCAACAACAAGCACAAGTCAAATGAGCGCGTATGAGTTAAAAGTAGTGGAGCTTACAAACGTCGAACGTCAAAAAGCTGGGTTAAACGTACTGCAAATTGATACAAACTTAAGCAAAGTTGCAAGACTGAAATCAGAGGATATGTTAAAAAATAATTATTTTAGTCATACGAGCCCAACATACGGTTCACCGTTTGATATGATGCGTGCAAACGGCATTACATATCGCGCGGCAGGTGAAAATATCGCGATGGGACAACGTACACCAGAAGAAGTAGTAAAAGCATGGATGAATAGCCCAGGTCACCGCGCTAACATCTTGAACAATTCCTTTACACATATTGGTGTAGGATATGTAGCGGATAAAAATATTTGGACACAACAGTTTATTGGTAAATAA